DNA sequence from the Candidatus Angelobacter sp. genome:
TTAGAGAGAAAAAATACCCCTATTATAGGAATAAAAATTTTAAAAAACTTACAGATCATAATAGTAATTTTTTTCTTATGGATTTAGTCACTAATATATTTCTATATTCTATCTTAATTTTTTCTATCAGAGTTAGAGAAGCTTTAACTAATGGCAATCTAACGTTAGATTCGCAAATTCCAATAATTTTTAACAAAGCTTTAATTCCTGTTGGATTGCCTTCTTCAAAAAGAAGATGAATCATTTCTATAATATTATAGAATAATAGAAAAGCTTTTTCTGGCTTGTTTTTTTTTGCTAAAAAAATAATATCAGAAAATTGTTTAGGAAAACCTTGAGCTATTACAGAAATAGCTCCATCACCTCCACCTAAGATAATAGGTAAAGCCAAAGAATCATCTCCGGAAATTACGCTGAAATTTTCAGGTTTTTTTTTTATTATTTCATAAGCTTGTAAAATATTTCCAGAGGCTTCTTTAACTCCTACTATATTAGAAAACTCGTTAGCTAAATGAACAATAGTTTCTGTTAGTATATTAGAACCTGTTCTAGACGGAACATTATAAATCATTATATCAGAAGTTGTATATTTAGCAATAGACTTAAAATGTATATAAAGACCAATCTGTGTTGGACGGTTATAATAAGGCGAAACAGAAAGTATACATTCAAATACAGTGAGATCCGTCTTATAAATTTG
Encoded proteins:
- the dapA gene encoding 4-hydroxy-tetrahydrodipicolinate synthase yields the protein MKTSKTIITLIYFYRYKFIFKNMDNNCILYGTGAALITPFSEKGKIDFQNLEKLVSYTSKRGVSYLVLLGSTAEPFSLKEEEKIDIINCIKSANGKNLPLILGIGGNDPENVIEQIYKTDLTVFECILSVSPYYNRPTQIGLYIHFKSIAKYTTSDIMIYNVPSRTGSNILTETIVHLANEFSNIVGVKEASGNILQAYEIIKKKPENFSVISGDDSLALPIILGGGDGAISVIAQGFPKQFSDIIFLAKKNKPEKAFLLFYNIIEMIHLLFEEGNPTGIKALLKIIGICESNVRLPLVKASLTLIEKIKIEYRNILVTKSIRKKLLL